The DNA sequence CGATAACCATGCAATGCAAATGGGAGCATCTCGGGCCAATCCTTGTAGGACACAGTCATCTTTTGCATgattttcttgatgtttttattggcagcctcaactgccccattcatcttcGGCCGATAAGGCgtggaattatggtgttggattttgaaattgtcacacatttccttcatcattttgttgttcagattggtggcaTTATCAATGATAATTTTCCTAGGCAACCCATATCTGCAGATTATCTACTTTTTGATGAACCTGATCACCACATTCCTAGTCACACTAGCATATGAAGTTGCTTCcacccacttggtgaagtaatcaatgGCGACTAAGATGAAGCGATGCTTGTTGGAAGCCTTAGATTCGATGGCCCTGATCATGTCTATGCCCCCACATAGAGAATGGCCAAGGTGCTTCCAAGATGTTCAATGGTACAGGTGGAGCATTAACATTATCAGCGAAGGTCTGGcacttatggcatttccttacatgaatGCAACAATCGCTCTCCATAGTGAGCCAATAATACCCTGCTCTCATAATCTTTCAGGCCATGGCATGTCCATTGGCATGCATACCAAAGGATCCCTCTTGCACCTCTATTAGCATCTGTTTGGCCTCTCTTGCATCCACACGCCGAAATAATACCATGTCATGGTTCCTCTTGTACAAGATATTTCCACTCAAAAGGAAATCGGCCGCCAACCTTCGTAACGTCCTCTTGTCATTGTCAAAGGCCTCAGGCGGGTATTCCTTGTCTTCGATGTATCGTTTGATATTGAAgtaccaaggcttaccatccTCCTCTTTTTCTATAAAACAACAATGTGCAGGCTTACCACGACATCTAATTTCGATGTACGGCAAATCCCCATGCGGGCTTAGTTGGAACATGGACCTAGAGTGGCAAGGGTGTCGGCCATCTGATTTCCACTCTAGCAATGTGATGAAATGATATATCATCAAAGGATTCCATCATTTTCCTGATGTAAGCCTGGTAAGGCACCAATTTGTGGTCTTTTGTCTCCCATTCACCCTTCAATTGATGAATTACCAATGTCGAGTCCCCGTATACCTTAAGCAACTTGACCCTGAAGTCGATCGCCGCTCGGATCCCAAGGGCACATGCCTCATACTTAGCTATGTTGTTTGTGCAGTCGAAACCCAACCTAGTCGTGAAAGGTATATATTGTTCGTCCGGGGaaaccaatactgccccaattCCATGGCCTAGTGCATTAGACGCGCCATCAAACCACATAATCCACTTGTCTCTATCGTCATCTTCTACTTCCTCCtcaaacaaggtcatgatgtcctcattAGGGAATTCTGGATGCATAGGTTGATAGTCATTTTTGGGTTGTTGAGCTAGGTAATCTTCCAAGGCACTTCCTTTTATTACCTTCTGAGTGACATAGACAATATCGAATTCTAACAACAGAACTTACCACCGAGCTATCTGTCTGGT is a window from the Glycine max cultivar Williams 82 chromosome 2, Glycine_max_v4.0, whole genome shotgun sequence genome containing:
- the LOC102661015 gene encoding uncharacterized protein, with the translated sequence MGNPSSEAVYAELRYLVGVQNGSHQKVIKGSALEDYLAQQPKNDYQPMHPEFPNEDIMTLFEEEVEDDDRDKWIMWFDGASNALGHGIGAVLVSPDEQYIPFTTRLGFDCTNNIAKYEACALGIRAAIDFRVKLLKSGNQMADTLATLEKEEDGKPWYFNIKRYIEDKEYPPEAFDNDKRTLRRLAADFLLSGNILYKRNHDMVLFRRVDAREAKQMLIEVQEGSFGMHANGHAMA